Proteins from a single region of Sylvia atricapilla isolate bSylAtr1 chromosome 7, bSylAtr1.pri, whole genome shotgun sequence:
- the LOC136363796 gene encoding interferon lambda-3-like encodes MLCLSLTPLLVLVLGVSLGAGFPQEALTKGCRLSKYRIIVPEKQKAVDRMRQEFFFSLSLVLCPQKNNPKCNTRLFYRKWNAVDLPMSDRVVLVAAELNLTTAMLELPAGPSFAEVCRQPLEFFTQARKDVQGCVDPSHQPSGRLRHWLHKLQAAMRTDSPESTACLRATAILHVMQVLDNLRCAALQDKC; translated from the exons ATGTTGTGCCTCAGCCTCACCCCACTGCTCGTGCTGGTGCTGGGGGTCAGCCTGGGGGCTGGCTTTCCCCAAGAGGCCCTGACGAAGGGCTGCAGGCTGTCCAAGTACCGGATCATCGTACCCGAGAAGCAGAAGGCTGTGGACAGGATGAGACAAGAGTTT TTTTTCAGTCTCTCTCTTGTTTTATGCCCGCAGAAGAACAACCCCAAATGCAACACCAGGCTCTTCTATCGGAAATGGAACGCAGTAGACCTGCCG ATGTCCGACCGAGTGGTGCTGGTGGCGGCCGAGCTGAACCTCACCACCGCCATGCTGGAGCTCCCCGCCGGCCCCAGCTTTGCCGAGGTGTGCCGGCAGCCTCTGGAATTCTTCACCCAGGCCCGGAAGGAcgtgcagggctgt GTGGATCCCTCGCACCAGCCCTCGGGCAGGCTGAGGCACTGGCTGCACAAGCTGCAGGCGGCCATGCGAACA GACAGCCCCGAGAGCACGGCGTGCCTCAGGGCCACCGCCATCCTCCACGTCATG